The Candidatus Pelagibacter sp. IMCC9063 genome has a window encoding:
- a CDS encoding phosphoserine transaminase gives MIDKPITKPNNPNFSSGPCAKRPGWDIQNLKTNSLGRSHRAKLPKQRLAEVISLSKEILNLPRDYKVGIVAGSDTGAIESAMWSLLGKTGVETLVWESFGNDWAKDIKEQLKIKNLSIHKAAYGELPDFQKINFDNDIVFNWNGTTSGVCLPNGDWIPDNRKGLTICDATSAVFAMDMDWHKLDVITWSWQKVLGGEAAHGMIALSPKALERLSEYQPTWPIPKIFRLANNMKVIEGIFKGETVNTPSMLCVEDAIDALNWIQSIGGSKGSIDKSQSNLQVVKTWVESKDWIDFLAKDSSTLSSTSICLKITDSWFLELPEDQQQLKIKEINSLLDKEQVAFDINAYRTAPPGFRIWGGATVESSDIETLLPWIEWGYQSIKE, from the coding sequence ATGATTGATAAACCAATAACCAAACCAAATAACCCTAACTTCTCATCAGGCCCCTGCGCAAAGCGTCCAGGATGGGATATTCAAAACTTAAAAACAAATTCTTTAGGAAGATCGCATAGAGCAAAACTTCCTAAGCAGAGATTGGCAGAAGTAATTAGTCTTAGTAAAGAAATTTTAAATTTACCTAGAGATTATAAAGTAGGAATTGTAGCTGGTTCAGACACAGGAGCAATTGAGTCTGCCATGTGGTCTTTGCTTGGAAAAACTGGAGTGGAGACTTTGGTTTGGGAGAGTTTCGGAAATGATTGGGCAAAAGATATTAAAGAACAGCTAAAAATAAAAAACCTAAGCATACACAAAGCAGCCTACGGCGAGTTGCCAGACTTTCAAAAAATTAATTTCGATAATGATATCGTCTTTAATTGGAATGGAACTACTTCTGGAGTCTGTTTGCCAAATGGAGATTGGATACCTGACAATAGAAAAGGTTTAACTATTTGTGATGCTACGTCCGCAGTCTTTGCTATGGATATGGATTGGCATAAATTAGATGTGATAACTTGGTCTTGGCAAAAAGTTTTAGGCGGAGAAGCTGCTCATGGAATGATAGCCTTATCTCCAAAAGCCCTAGAGCGACTATCTGAGTATCAACCTACCTGGCCTATTCCTAAAATATTTAGATTAGCCAACAATATGAAAGTAATTGAGGGTATTTTTAAGGGAGAAACGGTCAATACTCCTTCTATGCTTTGTGTAGAAGATGCGATTGATGCTTTAAATTGGATTCAATCTATTGGAGGAAGTAAGGGCTCTATTGATAAGTCACAATCAAATTTGCAAGTAGTTAAAACATGGGTTGAATCAAAAGACTGGATTGATTTTTTAGCAAAAGATTCTTCAACTCTTTCTTCAACAAGTATTTGTTTAAAAATTACAGACTCTTGGTTTTTAGAATTACCAGAAGATCAACAGCAATTAAAAATAAAAGAAATAAACAGTCTTTTAGACAAAGAGCAAGTTGCCTTTGATATTAATGCATACCGAACAGCGCCACCTGGGTTTAGAATATGGGGAGGTGCTACGGTAGAATCTTCTGATATTGAGACCTTATTGCCATGGATTGAATGGGGTTACCAAAGTATAAAAGAATAA
- a CDS encoding ABA4-like family protein, whose translation METIKEFFTLETIYLVSNYAVIPLWVMLLVAPNSKFTNIIINTIALPAIFACTYGYLLYQQFYNGGIFAEEAASIALNNFSLYLGIDQLSSLFANKIFLLIFWIHFLTISIFVGTWIAKDALRNGIHKYVAALPLVLTYFTGPLGLFLYLFVRLIIIQKIRIHD comes from the coding sequence ATGGAAACTATCAAAGAATTTTTTACCTTAGAAACAATTTATCTTGTGTCTAATTATGCAGTTATCCCTTTGTGGGTCATGCTCTTAGTCGCTCCTAATTCTAAATTTACTAACATTATAATTAATACTATTGCACTTCCGGCAATTTTTGCCTGCACGTACGGGTACCTTTTGTATCAACAATTTTACAATGGTGGAATATTTGCTGAAGAAGCAGCAAGTATCGCTCTCAATAATTTTTCTTTATATCTTGGAATAGATCAGCTCTCTTCTTTATTCGCTAATAAAATATTTTTATTAATTTTTTGGATACATTTTTTAACTATTAGTATTTTTGTAGGAACATGGATTGCAAAAGATGCATTAAGAAATGGGATTCATAAGTACGTAGCTGCCTTACCTTTGGTTTTAACTTACTTTACAGGGCCGTTGGGCTTATTTTTGTATTTGTTTGTTAGGCTCATCATTATTCAAAAAATTAGGATTCATGATTAA
- a CDS encoding ammonium transporter — translation MSNANTAWILTSTALVLFMTLPGLALFYAGLVRSKNTISVLAQCLVIAVLASVVWFVLGYSLSFSGEGSYIGNLDKIFLKTVNLKSLSGDIPETVFVMFQMTFAIITPALIVGAFVERMKFSAVVLFTVLWLILVYAPATHWVWGGGWLAKMGVFDFAGGLVVHTTAGVSALVIAYSLGSRKDFPKNFNPPHSPVLAMIGACMLWVGWFGFNAGSALAANENAGMAMLVTHISAATATITWMFIDWIKNGKPGLVGMITGMIAGLATITPASGFVGPMGAIILGILAGSICYYCVGFVKLKLHIDDSLDVFAVHGVGGIIGTLLAGILATDFFGGVGLEKSALEQTMIQVIGILTVALLSFVGTVIIIKIIKLTTGLRVSEDEETGEGLDFGSHGESSYNL, via the coding sequence ATGAGTAACGCAAATACAGCATGGATTTTAACATCAACGGCTTTAGTCTTATTTATGACTTTGCCAGGCCTTGCTTTGTTTTATGCTGGACTAGTTAGATCTAAAAATACTATCTCAGTTTTGGCCCAATGTTTAGTCATTGCTGTCTTGGCTTCGGTTGTTTGGTTTGTATTAGGTTACTCTCTTTCTTTTAGTGGAGAAGGTTCTTACATTGGAAATTTAGATAAAATTTTTCTAAAAACAGTTAATTTAAAAAGTTTGTCTGGAGATATTCCAGAAACAGTTTTCGTTATGTTTCAAATGACTTTTGCAATAATTACCCCGGCTCTAATTGTTGGAGCGTTTGTCGAAAGAATGAAATTTTCTGCAGTTGTTTTATTTACGGTTCTTTGGCTAATCTTGGTATACGCACCTGCAACTCACTGGGTTTGGGGTGGTGGATGGCTAGCAAAAATGGGTGTATTCGATTTTGCAGGAGGGCTAGTAGTCCATACTACCGCTGGAGTGTCTGCTTTGGTCATTGCATATTCTTTAGGATCTAGAAAAGACTTTCCCAAAAATTTTAATCCTCCTCACAGCCCTGTATTAGCGATGATTGGAGCCTGTATGCTTTGGGTTGGCTGGTTTGGATTTAATGCTGGATCAGCTTTAGCAGCAAATGAAAACGCTGGAATGGCAATGTTAGTTACTCATATTTCTGCAGCTACGGCAACTATTACTTGGATGTTTATCGATTGGATTAAAAATGGAAAACCAGGTTTGGTAGGAATGATCACAGGAATGATTGCGGGACTTGCAACTATAACTCCGGCATCAGGATTTGTTGGACCAATGGGTGCAATTATCTTAGGAATTTTAGCTGGAAGCATTTGTTATTATTGCGTTGGGTTTGTTAAGTTAAAACTTCATATCGATGATTCCTTGGATGTCTTTGCAGTTCACGGTGTGGGTGGCATAATAGGTACCTTGTTAGCAGGAATTTTAGCTACTGATTTTTTTGGAGGAGTAGGTTTGGAAAAATCTGCCTTAGAACAAACTATGATACAGGTAATTGGAATATTAACTGTAGCTCTTCTGTCATTTGTTGGAACTGTAATTATTATAAAAATTATCAAATTAACAACTGGGTTAAGAGTTTCAGAAGATGAAGAAACAGGAGAGGGCCTTGATTTTGGAAGTCATGGCGAAAGTAGTTACAACTTATAA
- a CDS encoding CADD family putative folate metabolism protein, with product MFSKALNEKLDEYHLLKHPFYQAWNEGKLTREIIKDYAEQYYQHVKAFPRYISATHSLCEDIEQRKILLENLNEEEDRENDHPKLWKNFALAMGADSKEIEQKPQEKFTSEMIENFFKQARSSYAEGLGSFFTYERQVPEIAETKIQGLKKHYGVTTEEGLMFFEVHKGADVVHRQECEKLLNELTEAEQKKAETAALTTAKFMWNFLSGISIKYGIPLKVAA from the coding sequence ATGTTTTCAAAAGCGTTAAACGAAAAATTAGATGAATATCACTTATTAAAACATCCATTCTACCAAGCGTGGAATGAAGGAAAGCTAACTAGAGAAATTATTAAAGACTATGCTGAGCAATACTATCAGCACGTAAAAGCATTCCCTCGATATATCAGTGCTACGCATTCACTATGTGAAGACATTGAGCAAAGAAAAATTTTATTAGAAAATTTAAACGAAGAGGAAGATAGAGAAAATGATCATCCAAAATTGTGGAAAAATTTTGCATTAGCAATGGGAGCTGATTCAAAGGAGATTGAACAAAAACCACAAGAAAAATTCACTTCTGAAATGATTGAAAATTTTTTCAAACAAGCAAGATCAAGTTATGCAGAAGGCTTAGGTTCTTTTTTTACTTACGAAAGACAAGTTCCTGAAATTGCAGAAACAAAAATCCAAGGATTAAAAAAACATTACGGAGTTACTACCGAAGAAGGTTTGATGTTTTTTGAAGTTCACAAAGGTGCTGACGTAGTTCATAGACAAGAGTGTGAAAAACTTCTTAACGAACTAACTGAAGCTGAGCAAAAAAAAGCAGAAACTGCTGCTTTGACTACCGCTAAATTTATGTGGAATTTTTTATCAGGCATTTCTATTAAATACGGGATACCTTTAAAAGTAGCCGCTTAA
- a CDS encoding 2-hydroxychromene-2-carboxylate isomerase, translating into MANKKIDFYFDISSPYSYLAHTQIRKYEKETGEKINYMPIFLGGLHRLADITAPGLNPLRGKYLIKDLKLFADKYKIKYQFNRYFPIKTIQIMRGAIVAGQNDYFQNYIDKFFIAAWVDSLNLNDEKIFEKFLKNMDINYSDFAKKLSDPTIKDELKDRTDTAFKKGIFGAPTFLVNEKMFWGQDRLEFVFKEAKK; encoded by the coding sequence ATGGCTAATAAAAAAATTGATTTTTATTTCGATATCAGTAGTCCCTACTCTTATTTGGCTCACACCCAAATAAGAAAATACGAAAAAGAAACTGGTGAAAAGATAAATTATATGCCTATTTTTCTAGGAGGCTTACATAGGCTTGCTGATATCACAGCCCCAGGTCTCAATCCTTTGAGAGGAAAGTATTTAATCAAAGATTTAAAATTATTTGCAGATAAATATAAAATCAAATATCAATTTAATAGATATTTTCCTATTAAGACTATTCAAATTATGCGTGGTGCTATTGTTGCTGGGCAAAATGACTATTTTCAAAATTACATTGATAAATTCTTTATTGCAGCGTGGGTAGATTCTTTAAACTTAAATGATGAAAAAATTTTTGAAAAATTTTTAAAAAATATGGATATTAATTATAGTGATTTTGCAAAAAAATTATCAGACCCAACAATTAAAGATGAATTAAAAGATAGAACGGATACCGCGTTTAAAAAAGGGATTTTTGGGGCTCCTACATTCCTTGTGAATGAAAAAATGTTTTGGGGTCAGGATAGGTTAGAATTTGTTTTTAAAGAAGCTAAAAAATAA
- the adh gene encoding aldehyde dehydrogenase has protein sequence MSTESKINISKTLDTSHLKVKFPFKEKYGNFIGGKFVKPKSGKYFDNVSPINNEVICSIARSDASDVEAALDSAHAAFPAWGVTSITERSNLLLKIADVIEKNLELLATAECLDNGKPIRECMAADLPLVVDHWRYFAGVIRAEEGSVSEISNSEYSYHIPEPLGVVAQIIPWNFPLLMATWKLAPALAAGNCVILKPAEQTPASILLLMELIGDILPPGVLNVVSGFGLEAGKPLASSKRIRKIAFTGETTTGRLIMQYASQNLIPITLELGGKSPNVFFEDVMDQDDDFFDKCLEGFTMFALNQGEVCTCPSRVLIQESIYDKFIKRAIERTKAVTQDNPLKMETMIGAQVSLEQMEKIKSYLDLGKKEGAKVLCGGGVAKLNSGLEKGNYIQPTIFEGNNSMRVFQEEIFGPVVSVTTFKDEAEALSIANDTLYGLGAGVWTRNGNIAYRMGRGIQAGRVWTNCYHAYPAHAAFGGYKQSGIGRETHKMMLNHYRQVKNLHVSYSEKKLGFF, from the coding sequence ATGAGCACAGAATCAAAAATAAATATTTCAAAAACATTAGATACGTCTCACTTAAAAGTTAAATTTCCTTTTAAAGAAAAATATGGAAATTTTATAGGTGGAAAATTTGTTAAACCAAAGTCTGGTAAATACTTTGACAATGTAAGCCCAATTAATAATGAAGTAATATGTTCTATAGCAAGATCTGATGCAAGTGATGTTGAAGCTGCATTAGACTCTGCACATGCTGCTTTTCCTGCTTGGGGAGTTACATCAATAACTGAAAGATCAAATCTACTACTTAAGATAGCCGACGTTATTGAAAAAAATTTAGAACTATTGGCTACAGCTGAATGTTTGGATAACGGAAAGCCAATTAGAGAATGTATGGCAGCTGATTTACCGTTAGTTGTTGACCACTGGAGATATTTTGCTGGAGTTATTAGAGCTGAAGAAGGCTCTGTTTCAGAGATAAGTAATAGTGAATATTCTTATCATATCCCTGAGCCACTTGGTGTAGTTGCTCAAATTATACCTTGGAATTTTCCATTATTAATGGCCACATGGAAGCTTGCACCAGCACTAGCTGCTGGAAATTGTGTTATATTGAAGCCAGCTGAACAGACACCAGCATCCATCTTACTTTTAATGGAATTGATTGGAGATATATTACCTCCAGGAGTTCTTAATGTTGTAAGTGGTTTTGGTCTTGAAGCAGGGAAGCCTTTAGCATCTTCTAAAAGAATTAGAAAGATTGCTTTTACAGGTGAAACTACAACTGGACGTTTGATTATGCAGTACGCATCACAAAACTTAATTCCAATAACTTTAGAATTAGGTGGAAAATCTCCAAATGTTTTCTTTGAGGATGTTATGGATCAAGATGACGACTTCTTTGATAAATGTCTTGAAGGTTTTACAATGTTTGCTCTTAATCAGGGTGAAGTTTGTACTTGCCCTAGTAGAGTACTAATTCAAGAATCTATCTATGATAAATTTATAAAGAGAGCCATAGAAAGAACAAAAGCTGTTACGCAAGATAACCCTTTAAAAATGGAAACCATGATCGGTGCTCAAGTATCGCTAGAGCAAATGGAAAAAATAAAATCTTACTTAGATTTAGGTAAGAAAGAGGGCGCCAAAGTTCTATGTGGAGGAGGTGTTGCAAAATTAAATAGTGGTCTAGAAAAAGGAAATTATATACAACCAACTATTTTTGAAGGTAATAATTCAATGAGAGTATTTCAGGAAGAAATTTTTGGTCCTGTTGTATCAGTCACCACATTTAAAGACGAGGCGGAAGCATTAAGTATAGCGAATGACACTCTTTATGGTTTAGGTGCTGGAGTTTGGACTCGAAATGGAAATATCGCATATAGAATGGGAAGGGGTATTCAGGCCGGAAGAGTATGGACTAACTGTTACCATGCTTACCCAGCTCACGCAGCTTTTGGAGGTTATAAGCAGTCTGGAATTGGAAGAGAAACTCATAAAATGATGCTAAATCATTATAGGCAAGTCAAGAATTTGCACGTGTCTTATAGTGAAAAAAAATTAGGATTCTTTTAA
- a CDS encoding HU family DNA-binding protein has protein sequence MNKKQLIAKISASMNLSKADAERTFDGITNIILDALKNDDNVKIAGFGTYKVAKRKARQGRNPRTGETIQISASQKVKFLPAKALKEMFNKQG, from the coding sequence ATGAACAAAAAACAACTGATAGCTAAAATTTCAGCAAGCATGAATCTTAGCAAGGCAGATGCAGAAAGAACATTTGATGGAATAACAAACATTATCTTAGATGCATTAAAAAACGATGACAATGTTAAAATAGCTGGTTTTGGTACTTATAAAGTAGCAAAAAGAAAAGCTAGACAAGGTAGAAACCCTAGAACAGGTGAAACTATCCAAATTTCAGCATCTCAAAAAGTTAAGTTTTTGCCTGCAAAAGCTTTAAAGGAAATGTTCAATAAACAAGGATAA
- a CDS encoding regulatory protein RecX: MNYYKSSKKSYETDEEIKELALNYLDKYQPSKKDLRLYLFRKVLSDDQGSANKSIILEQIDKVINNIEQLGLINDDLYSEMKSKNFLKRGYSLNKIKMTLSQKGIDSELLKRTIENIKNDNEDPDFYSAIKICKRRRIGPYRPDANKEMFLKKDIGVLARAGFSYDTSMEVLNIDKKELKILEKKL, encoded by the coding sequence ATGAATTATTACAAATCTAGCAAGAAAAGTTATGAAACAGACGAGGAAATTAAAGAGCTTGCACTTAATTATCTAGACAAGTACCAACCTTCTAAAAAAGACTTGCGGCTATATTTGTTTAGAAAAGTTCTTTCAGACGATCAGGGTAGTGCTAATAAATCCATCATTTTAGAACAGATTGATAAAGTTATTAATAATATAGAGCAATTAGGCCTCATTAATGACGATCTTTATTCAGAAATGAAATCTAAAAATTTTTTAAAGAGGGGATATTCCCTTAACAAAATAAAAATGACCTTGTCTCAAAAGGGAATTGATAGTGAGTTATTAAAAAGGACTATTGAAAATATTAAAAATGATAATGAGGATCCTGATTTTTACTCTGCAATTAAAATATGTAAAAGAAGAAGGATAGGACCTTATCGGCCAGATGCAAATAAAGAAATGTTTTTGAAAAAAGACATTGGAGTATTGGCTAGAGCAGGTTTTTCTTACGACACTTCTATGGAAGTCTTGAATATAGATAAAAAAGAATTAAAAATTTTAGAGAAAAAACTATAG
- a CDS encoding 3'(2'),5'-bisphosphate nucleotidase CysQ family protein: MKKLSKKNYPTIVKKLLPFFVKAGKKSIELSGKKLKIFIKSDQTPVSNGDLAVDKILQDAIRLITPDIEIVSEETVENNKVGIRTTFWLIDPIDGTSSYIKNKDEYTLNAALIVNRKPVIGIVFAPKKKRLFYSYGKGHAYEIKNNKKIKLQCNLIKKNAVAALMNSSKPSKIIKKILTKHKATTFLDVGSSYKFCLIASGEFDIYAARPRAKEWDIAAGHALAEHAGAVVSTHQHKTIVYGKPRFYNPSLLVRRSKNI, encoded by the coding sequence ATGAAAAAGCTGAGTAAAAAAAACTACCCAACTATCGTAAAAAAACTATTACCTTTCTTTGTTAAAGCAGGAAAAAAATCTATTGAACTATCAGGTAAAAAATTAAAAATATTTATCAAATCAGACCAAACACCTGTTTCCAATGGAGATCTTGCTGTAGATAAAATTTTACAAGATGCCATTAGATTGATTACTCCTGATATTGAAATTGTCTCTGAAGAGACTGTTGAAAATAATAAAGTAGGTATACGAACAACCTTTTGGTTAATTGATCCTATCGATGGAACAAGCTCTTACATAAAAAATAAAGATGAATATACTTTAAATGCGGCGTTAATTGTAAACAGGAAACCAGTTATAGGAATTGTATTTGCACCTAAAAAGAAAAGATTATTTTATTCCTATGGCAAAGGGCATGCTTATGAAATTAAAAATAACAAAAAGATTAAACTCCAATGTAATTTAATAAAAAAGAATGCTGTAGCTGCATTAATGAACTCATCCAAGCCCTCTAAGATAATCAAAAAAATACTAACAAAACATAAAGCCACTACTTTTTTAGATGTTGGAAGTTCTTACAAATTTTGTTTAATTGCTTCTGGAGAATTTGATATTTATGCCGCTAGACCTCGAGCTAAAGAGTGGGATATAGCAGCAGGTCATGCGCTAGCAGAGCATGCTGGTGCAGTTGTTTCAACCCATCAACATAAAACCATTGTTTATGGAAAGCCTCGTTTTTACAACCCCTCTTTACTTGTTAGGAGAAGTAAAAATATTTAA
- a CDS encoding rhodanese-like domain-containing protein — protein MKIKTIKSLVDEAMQIVTTIEPKEAKTLLELDNHLLIDIRDIRELWKSGTVKGARHIPRGMLEFWLDPESPYFKSDLKVEMVKILYCASNWRSALASKALMEMGFTNVMHVNGGFQSLIDTGFSIQKVEQK, from the coding sequence ATGAAAATAAAAACTATTAAGTCTTTAGTAGATGAGGCTATGCAAATTGTCACTACAATTGAGCCTAAAGAAGCCAAGACCTTATTGGAATTGGATAATCATTTGTTAATCGATATAAGAGATATTAGGGAATTGTGGAAATCAGGAACCGTTAAAGGAGCAAGGCACATACCTAGAGGTATGTTGGAATTTTGGCTAGATCCTGAAAGTCCCTATTTTAAATCTGACTTAAAAGTTGAGATGGTTAAAATTTTATATTGTGCTTCTAATTGGAGGAGTGCACTCGCATCCAAGGCCTTGATGGAAATGGGCTTTACTAACGTAATGCATGTTAATGGAGGGTTTCAATCATTGATAGATACTGGATTTTCTATACAAAAAGTAGAGCAAAAATGA
- the serA gene encoding phosphoglycerate dehydrogenase — translation MFKVLIADKLSEEAVRIFSDNGIEAIVKNGLDESALIEELQDYDGLVVRSATKATKKVIESCKKLKVIGRAGIGVDNIDLEAATNNGKVVMNTPFGNSITTAEHAITLLLSTARQIPFASQTTHAGKWEKSSIKGIEVTGKYLGVIGCGNIGSIVAQRALGLQFKVLAFDPFLQDKKAEELGVEKVSLDDLFKRSDFITLHTPLTEKTKNIIGKESFSKMKKGVRIVNCARGGLVDEDALKENLESGQVASAALDVFVNEPPKDSSLLGTKNLILTPHLGASTTEAQEKVALQIAEQISDYLKTGAIMNAVNTFSLTAKEYTSVKPYLSLCSQLGGFAGQLTENAIKSIQVEFEGQASEINTQPLLQTIIYSLLKPTMDNINVINSILVAKSKSIEISEVKHQKQSEYQTCIKLTVTTDKQNRSVSGTLFAGKPRIVEVKGIEIDAGLSAHNLYISNEDKPGFIRDLSKVLADNKINIGTFNLGRKKSGGEAVALISTDSEIEKTVIESIKKIPLVIQAKYLSFNEQ, via the coding sequence ATGTTTAAAGTTTTAATAGCAGATAAATTGAGTGAAGAAGCAGTCAGAATTTTTTCTGATAATGGCATTGAAGCGATTGTTAAAAATGGTTTGGATGAATCTGCTCTTATTGAAGAGCTGCAAGATTATGATGGATTGGTGGTTCGTTCAGCCACGAAAGCTACTAAAAAAGTAATTGAGTCTTGTAAAAAATTAAAAGTAATTGGTAGGGCAGGAATTGGAGTTGATAATATTGATTTAGAAGCTGCCACTAACAATGGAAAAGTGGTTATGAATACACCATTTGGAAATTCTATTACTACTGCTGAACACGCTATTACTTTACTTTTATCTACTGCAAGACAAATTCCTTTTGCTAGCCAAACAACCCATGCAGGAAAATGGGAAAAATCTTCTATCAAAGGAATTGAAGTTACTGGAAAATATTTAGGTGTTATAGGCTGTGGAAATATAGGATCTATTGTTGCCCAGCGTGCTTTAGGGCTACAGTTTAAAGTATTGGCATTTGATCCTTTTCTACAAGACAAGAAAGCAGAAGAGCTGGGTGTAGAAAAAGTATCCTTAGATGATTTGTTTAAACGATCAGATTTTATTACTTTGCATACTCCTCTTACAGAAAAAACGAAAAATATTATTGGTAAAGAATCTTTTTCCAAAATGAAAAAAGGTGTACGAATTGTGAATTGCGCAAGAGGTGGCTTGGTAGATGAGGATGCTTTAAAAGAGAATCTGGAATCAGGACAAGTTGCCAGTGCTGCTTTAGATGTGTTTGTGAATGAGCCTCCTAAAGACAGCTCTTTACTTGGAACTAAAAATCTTATTTTAACTCCTCACTTAGGAGCATCTACCACAGAAGCCCAAGAAAAAGTTGCTTTGCAAATTGCAGAACAAATAAGTGATTATTTAAAAACGGGAGCTATTATGAATGCAGTAAACACTTTCTCGTTAACTGCAAAAGAATATACCTCCGTAAAGCCTTATCTGTCTTTATGCTCACAGCTAGGAGGGTTTGCTGGGCAATTAACAGAAAATGCCATCAAATCTATTCAAGTGGAATTTGAAGGGCAAGCATCTGAAATTAACACCCAACCACTTTTACAAACTATTATTTATTCACTACTTAAACCTACGATGGACAATATTAATGTCATCAATTCTATTTTAGTTGCAAAAAGCAAATCTATTGAAATTTCAGAAGTGAAACATCAAAAACAATCTGAATATCAAACATGTATTAAGCTGACAGTAACTACCGACAAACAAAATAGATCTGTTTCAGGAACTTTGTTTGCTGGCAAGCCAAGGATAGTAGAGGTAAAAGGAATAGAGATTGATGCGGGACTTTCAGCCCACAACTTATATATTAGCAATGAAGATAAACCTGGTTTTATTCGTGATTTATCCAAAGTGTTAGCAGATAATAAAATTAATATTGGAACTTTTAATTTAGGAAGAAAAAAATCTGGAGGCGAGGCTGTAGCGCTCATTTCAACAGATAGCGAAATTGAAAAAACGGTAATAGAAAGTATTAAAAAAATTCCGTTAGTTATTCAGGCCAAATATTTAAGCTTTAATGAACAGTAA
- the serB gene encoding phosphoserine phosphatase SerB translates to MNSKNKIVTLVHSNLLAIEDLSNYFQNTLSLQINKKTKLSERAYDFYLESLTQDQNQEMRNKCHLEKIDICIQTLANRDKKILLSDMDATIIENETLDDLVKISGVEANIDETSKLAMEGKIDIKTTLNTRLNYLKGKPKTLIDQALAGIKFHPGSKVLVKTLNQKGFITSLVTGGFAPISTFVGERLGFQNVISNEFKFKNDCFTGEYVPITAGNNSKLNYLNKLTEEENISKSKVVAIGDGANDLGMLTNAGLGVGYHAHQIVRDQVDNQVFFNDLETILYYLGIEQKEFDLN, encoded by the coding sequence ATGAACAGTAAAAATAAGATTGTTACACTCGTACACTCTAATTTGCTCGCTATAGAAGATTTATCGAATTATTTTCAAAATACCCTCTCTCTTCAAATCAATAAAAAAACTAAGCTTTCTGAGCGTGCTTATGATTTTTATTTAGAATCTTTAACTCAAGATCAAAATCAAGAGATGAGAAATAAATGTCATTTAGAAAAAATAGATATTTGTATTCAGACCCTAGCTAATAGGGATAAAAAAATATTACTCTCAGATATGGATGCTACTATTATTGAAAATGAAACTCTGGATGATCTAGTTAAAATCAGTGGCGTAGAAGCTAACATTGACGAGACTAGCAAGTTAGCAATGGAGGGTAAGATTGATATTAAAACAACATTAAATACAAGACTGAATTATTTAAAAGGAAAACCTAAAACTCTAATTGACCAAGCATTAGCGGGAATTAAATTTCATCCAGGCTCTAAAGTGTTGGTCAAAACCCTTAATCAAAAAGGATTTATTACTAGTTTGGTGACAGGAGGCTTTGCTCCTATTTCTACTTTTGTAGGAGAGAGATTGGGATTTCAAAATGTTATTAGTAATGAATTTAAATTTAAAAATGATTGTTTCACAGGAGAGTATGTGCCAATCACTGCAGGAAACAATTCAAAATTAAATTATTTAAACAAATTAACTGAAGAAGAAAACATTTCCAAATCTAAAGTAGTTGCAATAGGAGATGGAGCTAATGATCTAGGAATGTTAACTAATGCTGGCCTAGGAGTGGGTTATCATGCGCACCAAATCGTAAGAGACCAAGTAGATAACCAAGTCTTTTTTAATGATCTTGAGACAATCTTGTATTATTTGGGCATTGAACAAAAAGAATTTGACCTTAATTAA
- a CDS encoding DUF779 domain-containing protein, with protein sequence MKVSATSSALQLIQELKKDHGNDLLFHQSGGCCDGSAPMCYPSKEFLVGDQDVLLGEIGGIPFYISETQHEAWKNTDLIIDCIKGMGGMFSLDNGTGKRFLTRSEICEVKK encoded by the coding sequence ATGAAAGTTTCTGCTACCAGCTCTGCACTTCAGCTAATTCAAGAATTAAAAAAAGATCATGGAAATGATCTTTTATTTCATCAATCAGGTGGTTGCTGCGATGGTAGCGCCCCAATGTGTTACCCTTCCAAAGAATTTCTGGTAGGAGATCAGGATGTTTTATTAGGAGAGATTGGTGGGATTCCATTTTATATCAGCGAAACCCAACATGAGGCATGGAAAAATACAGATCTAATTATTGATTGTATTAAAGGTATGGGTGGTATGTTTTCGCTAGATAATGGAACTGGAAAAAGATTTTTAACCAGATCTGAAATTTGTGAAGTTAAAAAATAA